One Hippoglossus hippoglossus isolate fHipHip1 chromosome 13, fHipHip1.pri, whole genome shotgun sequence genomic window carries:
- the cab39 gene encoding calcium-binding protein 39, producing the protein MPFPFGKSHKSPADIIKSLKDHMVVLEKPDISDKKAEKITEEVSKSLVAMKEILYGTNEKEPQTEAVAQLAQELYNSGLLSTLIADLRLIDFESKKDVAQIFNNILRRQIGTRTPTVEYLCTQQNILFMLLKGYESPEIALNCGIMLRECIRHEPLAKITLGSEQFYDFFIYVEMSTFDIASDAFATFKDLLTRHKLLSAEFLEKHYDRFFSEYEKLLHSENYVTKRQSLKLLGELLLDRHNFTIMTKYISKPENLKLMMNLLRYKSRNIQFEAFHVFKVFVANPNKTQPILDILLKNQTKLIEFLSKFQNDRTEDEQFNDEKTYLVKQIRDLKRPAPQEA; encoded by the exons ATGCCTTTCCCCTTTGGCAAGTCCCACAAGTCACCGGCGGACATCATCAAGAGCCTTAAGGACCACATGGTGGTGCTCGAGAAGCCCGACATCTCTGACAAAAAGGCGGAGAAG ATCACAGAGGAGGTGTCAAAGAGTCTGGTGGCCATGAAGGAGATCCTATATGGGACGAATGAGAAAGAGCCCCAGACAGAAGCAGTGGCCCAGCTCGCCCAGGAGCTCTACAACAGTGGTTTACTCAGCACATTGATAGCAGACCTGCGGCTCATCGACTTTGAG AGTAAGAAAGATGTGGCTCAGATCTTCAACAACATCCTGAGGCGTCAGATTGGCACTCGCACGCCGACGGTCGAGTATCTCTGCACCCAGCAGAATATCCTGTTTATGTTGCTTAAAGG GTACGAGTCTCCAGAGATTGCCCTAAACTGCGGTATCATGTTGAGGGAGTGCATCAGACATGAACCGCTGGCTAAAATCACACTGGGGTCAGAGCAGTTCTACGACTTCTTCATATACGTGGAAATGTCCACGTTCGACATCGCCTCAGATGCATTTGCCACTTTTAAA GACCTCCTCACAAGACACAAGCTACTGAGTGCAGAGTTTCTGGAGAAACATTATGACAGA tTCTTTAGTGAATATGAGAAGTTACTCCACTCAGAAAACTACGTGACTAAAAGGCAGTCCCTCAAG TTACTCGGGGAGCTGCTTCTCGACCGGCACAATTTCACCATAATGACGAAATACATCAGCAAGCCAGAGAATCTCAAACTAATGATGAATCTGCTACGGTACAAAAGCCGCAACATCCAGTTTGAGGCGTTTCATGTTTTTAAG GTGTTTGTGGCCAACCCCAACAAGACGCAGCCCATCCTGGACATCCTGCTGAAGAACCAGACCAAACTCATCGAGTTTCTCAGCAAGTTCCAGAACGACAGAACAGAGGACGAACAGTTCAATGATGAAAAGACTTACTTGGTCAAACAGATCAGGGACCTCAAGAGGCCTGCTCCCCAGGAGGCCTGA